One segment of Terriglobia bacterium DNA contains the following:
- a CDS encoding phosphoglucomutase/phosphomannomutase family protein codes for MSDVTRIKFGTDGWRGVIADDYTFENVRAVGRAIASYVLKNEDWKKGLVVGYDTRFGSKRFAEAISEELAAAGLWIRLANDYTPTPAISYAVKNLSAAGGVMITSSHNPWSWNGVKYKGYFGGSGTPAQIKQIEQELYAGAAPKNSGGKIETIDFKEAYVAAITKFADLKSIANANFYFALDCMYGAGRNVLSGIFEPRGIRHLQIRAEVNPLFPGINPEPIEPHVRMLQDTVVAEKCDAGLVVDGDADRIGAVAGDGSFVDAHKCYAILLKWLLDKKGWPGAVTRAYNTTRMLDRIARKYNREFIEHGIGFKYVTDVVMSGKEVLIGGEESGGIGIPRHLPERDGILNSLLIANAMADYGKTLKQLVDDLQSEFGSHYYGRRDLHIPEELKQAALRRAASGPKQIGQFKVLSSGNLDGIKFFLDAPTNGNGAEAWVLLRASGTEPLMRVYSEAASPELVRAILKDAEAFVFEGAKQTAQH; via the coding sequence ATGAGTGACGTAACCAGGATCAAATTCGGAACCGACGGTTGGCGTGGAGTCATCGCCGACGATTACACCTTTGAAAACGTGCGCGCCGTGGGCCGCGCCATCGCCTCTTACGTGCTGAAGAACGAGGACTGGAAAAAGGGACTCGTCGTCGGCTATGACACCCGCTTCGGCTCCAAACGTTTCGCTGAAGCCATCTCCGAGGAACTCGCCGCCGCGGGGCTGTGGATTCGCCTCGCCAACGACTACACCCCAACCCCCGCTATCTCCTACGCCGTCAAGAATCTCTCGGCCGCCGGCGGCGTCATGATCACCAGCAGTCACAACCCGTGGTCGTGGAACGGCGTGAAGTACAAGGGCTACTTCGGCGGTTCCGGCACCCCCGCGCAGATCAAGCAGATCGAGCAGGAACTCTATGCTGGCGCTGCGCCCAAGAATAGCGGCGGCAAAATCGAGACCATCGACTTCAAGGAAGCCTACGTTGCCGCCATCACAAAATTCGCCGACCTCAAATCCATCGCCAACGCGAACTTCTATTTCGCGCTTGATTGCATGTACGGCGCCGGACGCAACGTTCTTTCCGGAATTTTTGAGCCGCGTGGAATCCGCCATCTGCAAATCCGCGCCGAAGTAAACCCCCTCTTTCCCGGAATCAACCCTGAACCGATCGAACCTCACGTTCGCATGTTGCAGGACACCGTTGTCGCCGAGAAATGCGATGCCGGACTCGTCGTCGACGGCGACGCCGACCGCATTGGCGCCGTAGCCGGCGACGGCAGCTTCGTCGACGCCCACAAATGCTACGCGATCCTGCTCAAGTGGTTACTCGACAAGAAGGGTTGGCCCGGCGCCGTAACGCGCGCCTACAACACCACGCGCATGCTCGACCGCATCGCCAGGAAATACAACCGCGAGTTCATCGAGCACGGCATCGGTTTCAAGTACGTCACCGACGTCGTCATGAGCGGAAAAGAAGTTCTGATCGGCGGCGAAGAATCCGGCGGTATTGGCATACCACGCCATCTCCCTGAGCGCGACGGCATCCTCAACTCGCTGCTCATCGCCAATGCCATGGCCGACTACGGCAAGACTCTCAAGCAACTCGTCGACGACCTGCAGTCCGAGTTCGGTTCGCACTATTACGGTCGCCGCGACCTGCACATACCGGAAGAACTGAAGCAAGCCGCTCTCCGTCGTGCTGCCTCCGGCCCGAAGCAGATCGGGCAGTTCAAAGTCCTGAGTTCCGGAAATCTCGACGGCATCAAGTTTTTCCTCGACGCCCCAACGAACGGCAACGGCGCCGAAGCCTGGGTGCTTCTGCGCGCCTCCGGCACCGAACCCCTCATGCGCGTCTACAGCGAAGCGGCCTCGCCGGAACTTGTGCGGGCCATCTTGAAGGACGCGGAGGCGTTCGTCTTCGAAGGGGCGAAGCAGACAGCCCAGCATTAG
- a CDS encoding mannose-1-phosphate guanylyltransferase — translation MAKTSTPKFYPVILAGGRGTRFWPLSRKKLAKQLLPLNSESKTMIQETVERLLPVAPADQCWIITNSDLRENILRQVRKIPKKQVIAEPIGRNTAPAIGLAAFILLHRDPDAILGLFPSDQAITGEKQFRRDLETAVKVAAAGENIVVMGIKPTRPETGYGYIETGMTSKDKVVRVRRFTEKPQLEMAKQFIETGRYYWNSGMFVWAASTLAAALCEYLPNTAKNLEEIAATYGTSKFESTFKRLYPKCDNISVDYGIMEPRSARGEMNANIYCVPAEFAWNDLGSWAALFEHHTRDHSKNVMRVDNDFHLDTEGNYIHAPGKFVAAVGVKNLVVVDTGDALLITTRERAQDVGKIVKYLDEKKLTKLV, via the coding sequence GTGGCAAAAACTTCGACGCCGAAGTTTTATCCGGTTATCCTCGCGGGAGGCCGCGGAACACGTTTCTGGCCTCTCAGCCGCAAAAAGTTGGCAAAGCAACTTCTCCCGCTCAATAGCGAAAGCAAGACCATGATCCAGGAGACCGTCGAGCGCCTGCTTCCCGTCGCGCCCGCCGATCAATGCTGGATCATCACTAACTCCGATCTGCGCGAAAACATCCTTCGCCAGGTCAGGAAAATTCCGAAGAAGCAGGTCATCGCCGAACCCATTGGCCGCAACACAGCGCCCGCCATCGGGCTCGCCGCCTTCATCCTTCTTCATCGCGATCCCGACGCTATCCTCGGCCTCTTTCCTTCTGACCAGGCCATCACCGGCGAAAAGCAATTCCGTCGCGATCTCGAAACCGCCGTGAAGGTCGCCGCCGCCGGAGAAAACATCGTCGTCATGGGCATTAAGCCAACGCGCCCCGAAACCGGCTACGGTTACATCGAAACCGGCATGACTTCCAAAGACAAGGTCGTGCGCGTCCGCCGCTTTACGGAAAAGCCGCAACTGGAGATGGCAAAGCAATTCATTGAAACCGGGCGCTACTATTGGAACAGCGGCATGTTCGTCTGGGCCGCAAGCACGCTGGCAGCCGCGTTGTGCGAATACCTCCCGAACACTGCCAAGAACCTCGAAGAAATTGCCGCCACTTACGGCACCTCGAAATTCGAGAGCACTTTCAAGCGTCTATATCCCAAGTGCGACAACATCAGCGTGGACTACGGCATCATGGAACCTCGCTCCGCCCGTGGCGAGATGAACGCGAACATTTACTGCGTTCCCGCCGAATTCGCATGGAACGATCTCGGCAGTTGGGCCGCGCTCTTCGAGCACCACACGCGTGATCACTCGAAGAACGTCATGCGCGTTGACAACGATTTCCACCTCGACACCGAAGGGAACTACATTCACGCCCCAGGCAAATTCGTCGCTGCGGTCGGCGTCAAGAACCTCGTGGTTGTTGACACCGGTGACGCGCTGCTCATCACCACCCGCGAGCGCGCCCAGGATGTCGGTAAGATTGTGAAGTACCTTGATGAAAAAAAGTTAACCAAGCTCGTGTGA
- a CDS encoding type I phosphomannose isomerase catalytic subunit has translation MSQLYPLLLMPEFHERVWGTRDLAPIYSRIVGKEPIGEAWLTGEQCKVANGPFSGTTLAELCQRFGRELVGATSPEANRFPLLIKFLFPKQKLSVQVHPDDDGARALGLPNGKTECWYVARSVAGAQVGLGLKQGTTREQFARAIEEKHAEDLMNWIDVKTGDMIYVDAGTVHAIAPGSILVEAQQNSDTTFRLYDYGRPRELHVEQGMRAVREKTAAGKVIRENQNGHDVLVASPYFVVERYNVAEPKSFTEKEGISAQILVAVDGAGAVESPGAQPVAFNRGEAVIIPASVPEFTVRPQWTLEMLRMSVPAEKLPPPKTTLP, from the coding sequence ATGTCCCAACTCTATCCCTTGTTGCTGATGCCGGAATTCCACGAGCGTGTTTGGGGAACACGCGACCTGGCACCCATCTACTCGCGCATCGTCGGGAAAGAGCCTATCGGCGAGGCTTGGCTCACCGGTGAGCAATGCAAAGTAGCGAACGGACCGTTTTCAGGAACAACACTGGCCGAATTGTGCCAGCGCTTCGGGCGCGAGCTAGTCGGCGCAACCTCTCCCGAGGCCAATCGCTTTCCCTTGCTCATCAAATTCCTTTTTCCAAAGCAAAAGCTCTCAGTCCAGGTGCATCCCGATGACGATGGCGCCCGCGCCCTGGGCTTGCCAAACGGCAAGACCGAATGCTGGTACGTTGCTCGCTCCGTCGCCGGCGCCCAGGTCGGTCTCGGGCTGAAGCAGGGTACGACCCGCGAACAGTTCGCCCGCGCCATCGAGGAAAAGCATGCCGAAGACCTAATGAACTGGATCGACGTGAAGACCGGCGACATGATTTACGTCGACGCCGGAACCGTCCACGCCATCGCTCCAGGATCAATCCTCGTCGAGGCCCAGCAGAACTCCGATACAACATTTCGCCTTTACGATTATGGCCGACCCCGCGAGTTGCACGTCGAGCAGGGAATGCGCGCTGTTCGCGAGAAAACTGCTGCTGGCAAAGTTATTCGCGAAAACCAAAACGGGCATGATGTCCTCGTCGCTTCGCCTTACTTCGTGGTGGAGAGATACAACGTCGCAGAACCGAAGTCGTTCACCGAGAAAGAAGGAATCTCTGCACAGATTCTTGTAGCGGTCGACGGTGCCGGCGCGGTCGAATCTCCGGGAGCGCAGCCGGTTGCCTTCAATCGCGGCGAGGCAGTTATCATTCCAGCAAGCGTGCCGGAGTTCACTGTCCGCCCGCAGTGGACGCTCGAGATGCTGCGCATGAGCGTGCCGGCAGAAAAACTGCCGCCGCCGAAAACTACATTGCCGTAG
- a CDS encoding pyridoxal phosphate-dependent aminotransferase gives MSTTTPAKPAFTARINRIEISATLAVVNEADKLRMEGHDLVDLGAGEPHFQVPQHIKNAAIAAINGNFSKYTAVGGTADLRDSIAARHTADFGTGYKREEVIASTGGKNALFNAFQVLVDHGDEVIVPAPYWVSFKDIVNYGGGKCVFVETDERKGFALTPEMVERAITPRTKVILLNSPNNPTGAVLTPEQITAIVHMAAERGIYVLSDECYVYLNYTGRLFSAASVKDARDYVVILGSLSKTYAMTGWRLGFALGPAAIIKQMQKLQSQSTSNPTSIIQKAAVAALRDSQACVAEMREDYVRLRERIVSGLRAIPGIECHHPDGAFYVFPNISKFFGRGGMNSAADVAGKLLREAHVVTVPGEAFGSPNNIRLSYATSAKEIDRGLDRMRTFFARL, from the coding sequence ATGTCGACGACCACCCCCGCCAAGCCCGCGTTCACAGCGCGCATTAACCGCATCGAAATTTCCGCGACCCTTGCTGTCGTCAACGAAGCCGACAAGCTTCGCATGGAAGGCCACGACCTGGTCGACCTCGGCGCCGGCGAGCCGCACTTCCAGGTGCCGCAGCACATCAAGAACGCCGCCATCGCCGCCATCAACGGCAATTTCAGCAAGTACACCGCCGTAGGTGGAACCGCCGATCTTCGCGACTCCATCGCCGCCCGCCACACCGCCGACTTCGGTACCGGCTACAAGCGCGAGGAGGTCATTGCCTCTACCGGCGGCAAGAATGCGTTGTTTAACGCCTTTCAAGTGCTGGTCGATCATGGCGATGAGGTCATCGTCCCGGCGCCCTACTGGGTTTCGTTCAAGGACATCGTGAATTACGGCGGCGGCAAGTGCGTCTTTGTCGAAACCGACGAGCGCAAAGGCTTCGCCCTGACCCCCGAAATGGTCGAGCGCGCCATCACGCCGCGCACCAAGGTTATTCTGCTCAACTCCCCGAACAACCCAACCGGCGCGGTTCTGACTCCCGAGCAGATCACGGCCATCGTGCACATGGCCGCCGAGCGCGGTATCTACGTCCTGAGCGACGAGTGTTACGTTTACCTGAACTATACCGGGCGTCTCTTCTCCGCCGCCTCGGTCAAGGATGCGCGCGACTACGTCGTAATACTCGGTTCGCTCTCCAAAACCTACGCCATGACCGGCTGGCGCCTCGGTTTTGCCCTCGGTCCCGCTGCAATCATCAAGCAGATGCAGAAGTTGCAGAGCCAATCGACCTCGAACCCCACCTCGATCATCCAGAAGGCGGCTGTGGCGGCTTTGCGTGACTCCCAGGCGTGCGTCGCCGAGATGCGCGAAGACTACGTCCGCCTGCGCGAAAGAATTGTCAGCGGTCTGCGCGCGATCCCCGGGATCGAGTGCCATCATCCCGACGGTGCATTTTACGTCTTCCCGAATATCAGTAAGTTCTTCGGCCGTGGCGGGATGAATTCGGCCGCCGATGTTGCGGGGAAGTTGCTACGCGAAGCCCACGTGGTCACCGTACCTGGAGAAGCCTTCGGCAGCCCGAACAACATCCGCCTGTCCTACGCCACTTCGGCGAAGGAGATCGATCGCGGTCTCGATCGCATGCGCACTTTCTTCGCAAGGCTGTAG
- the coaD gene encoding pantetheine-phosphate adenylyltransferase: MKRVIAIYPGTFDPLTNGHLDLIHRGAKIFDELIVAILQNPEKTPLFSLDERLEMLRECVKGQPNVKVDTFRGLLVDYAARKKAKAVLRGIRAVSDYEYELQMALMNRKLDPRLETIFMMPAEAYSYLSSRLVREIGMLGGSVSCLVPPNVDRRLREKLHVKPAVRTAKKR; this comes from the coding sequence TTGAAGCGAGTTATAGCCATTTATCCGGGGACTTTTGATCCGCTCACAAACGGACACCTCGACCTGATTCATCGAGGCGCGAAGATATTCGACGAACTGATTGTCGCCATTCTTCAGAACCCGGAGAAAACGCCGCTGTTCTCGCTCGACGAACGCCTTGAGATGCTCCGCGAATGCGTGAAGGGCCAGCCAAACGTGAAGGTTGATACCTTCAGGGGCTTGCTGGTGGATTACGCGGCGCGCAAGAAGGCCAAGGCGGTGCTGCGAGGCATTCGCGCGGTGAGCGACTACGAGTACGAATTGCAGATGGCGCTGATGAATCGCAAGCTCGATCCGCGCCTGGAGACGATTTTCATGATGCCCGCCGAAGCCTATTCCTACCTGAGCTCCCGCCTGGTGCGCGAGATTGGGATGCTCGGCGGATCGGTTTCGTGCCTGGTGCCGCCTAACGTGGATCGGCGCTTGCGCGAAAAATTGCACGTCAAACCCGCGGTTCGAACCGCAAAGAAGAGGTGA
- a CDS encoding VWA domain-containing protein, protein MRRIAGVLLSFVFAASLAAQTNSELAEFRAAAAKPDAAQRVSALAQFLAGHPQTSLNLDALELLVWNSRTGASLADLEHWTSQLLSASPQNPLAAAVILGDSLPIAKPEAPAGRAKGAITALDHFDRPEGMSHDDFAAMKNYVVATLNGVVGYSYFEQKDFSAALPYLRKSVTLFPDNAQLVYTLALSDLQGSREYQAEGFRYLARSVNLTRGTPAGETLATFAQQKYVDAGGTTADWNKYLAAEPVPPRVTTSEPVETARAGTAHPANAAISPARSSAAPSSTMTGSNPQPRTGAVGSSAAPARADTANPASTRSNAAAITPSATSTATGPQPRSSAPANSTPVATAANHPATSAPSATLPPSKVAAARANATTEVAMATPPPPPPPSKPAYPIVPPRHIPALVKGAPMSIGLLIQSALAQKGTRQPLVSDLTDMVRRLHPYDEAFVMSFSKGMVFQEDLTSDDKALESAMDSIAPEQGSAIYDAVTFAAGHLNRIARNPNRVLIVFATQGDRSSEVSPLELSSELNVSGVRIYCIGLDVASPSDQARLQQLAAYTGGRAYFVNGTAAIRSAIRSISGDLGILYPN, encoded by the coding sequence ATGCGCCGAATTGCTGGCGTACTACTCTCATTCGTTTTCGCGGCCTCCTTGGCTGCGCAAACCAATTCTGAACTGGCAGAGTTCCGCGCCGCCGCCGCTAAGCCCGATGCCGCCCAGCGAGTCTCCGCCCTGGCACAGTTTCTCGCCGGTCACCCTCAGACTTCCTTGAACCTTGACGCCCTCGAGCTTCTGGTTTGGAACAGTCGCACTGGTGCTTCTCTCGCTGACCTCGAACACTGGACATCCCAACTGCTCAGTGCCTCGCCGCAGAACCCACTCGCCGCCGCGGTCATCCTCGGCGACTCTCTTCCCATCGCAAAGCCCGAAGCCCCTGCCGGCCGCGCGAAGGGGGCCATCACCGCCCTCGATCACTTTGATCGTCCCGAAGGTATGTCGCACGACGATTTCGCCGCCATGAAGAACTACGTCGTTGCCACCCTCAATGGCGTCGTCGGTTACAGCTACTTTGAGCAGAAAGATTTCTCGGCGGCCCTCCCGTATCTTCGGAAGTCGGTGACGTTATTCCCTGATAACGCCCAACTCGTTTACACCCTCGCTCTCTCCGATCTGCAGGGAAGCAGGGAGTACCAGGCCGAAGGCTTTCGCTACCTTGCCCGCTCGGTGAATCTCACTCGGGGAACTCCCGCCGGCGAAACTCTCGCGACCTTTGCACAACAGAAATACGTCGACGCTGGCGGTACGACTGCCGACTGGAATAAGTATTTGGCTGCTGAACCGGTACCTCCGAGGGTCACAACTTCGGAACCGGTCGAAACCGCCCGTGCAGGCACCGCGCACCCGGCGAATGCGGCTATCTCTCCTGCCAGATCGTCTGCAGCCCCATCTTCCACAATGACTGGCAGCAATCCCCAGCCTCGAACTGGCGCCGTCGGCAGTTCCGCTGCGCCTGCGAGGGCGGACACCGCCAATCCCGCTTCAACTCGGTCGAATGCAGCCGCGATAACTCCATCTGCAACATCGACCGCCACTGGCCCGCAGCCCAGATCATCAGCGCCGGCAAACTCTACTCCTGTCGCAACCGCCGCGAATCATCCAGCAACATCGGCTCCCTCAGCTACCTTGCCTCCCTCCAAGGTCGCGGCCGCGCGCGCAAATGCCACAACGGAAGTCGCAATGGCCACCCCACCACCTCCTCCGCCGCCGAGCAAGCCGGCTTACCCAATCGTGCCGCCTCGTCACATCCCGGCATTGGTTAAAGGAGCACCGATGTCGATTGGGCTGTTGATACAGTCGGCATTGGCCCAGAAGGGAACTCGCCAACCGCTCGTCTCCGACCTCACCGATATGGTTCGCCGCCTTCACCCGTACGACGAAGCCTTCGTCATGTCGTTCAGCAAGGGCATGGTCTTTCAGGAAGACCTGACCTCCGACGACAAGGCGCTGGAGAGCGCCATGGATTCCATCGCCCCCGAGCAGGGTTCAGCCATCTATGACGCGGTTACTTTCGCGGCCGGGCACCTCAACCGCATTGCTCGCAACCCGAACCGGGTTCTGATTGTTTTCGCGACCCAGGGCGACCGAAGCAGCGAAGTCTCGCCCCTCGAACTTTCCAGCGAATTGAACGTCAGCGGAGTGCGCATCTACTGCATCGGCCTCGACGTCGCATCGCCATCCGACCAAGCACGCCTGCAGCAACTCGCGGCTTATACCGGCGGCCGCGCCTATTTCGTCAACGGCACCGCAGCGATCCGTTCAGCCATCAGATCCATCTCTGGAGATTTGGGCATTCTCTATCCAAACTGA
- the selB gene encoding selenocysteine-specific translation elongation factor: MSSAVSVTLFGMKSVIVGTAGHIDHGKSALVKALTGTDPDRWEEEKRRGITIDLGFASLDLHSPGGEPIRIGFVDVPGHERFVRNMLAGVGGMDIVLLIVSADEGIKPQTREHFDICRLLSIPRGITVITKSDLVDAETLDVVRMEVAEFLRESFLENAPIIPVSALAGIGLEQLTKELARIAAEVPAKSTTMPFRLPIDRVFTMKGFGTVVTGTLISGSVFREEDVEILPDRRRARIRGIQTHGVAEERAFAGQRTALNLAGVATEELWRGQMLVAPDTLRASVTVDVWLTMLPETKPLKQRAPVHVHAFTAETVAQVGLIGDDLMAPGASGYACLHLANPMALVAGDRFIIRQFSPLVTIGGGVVLDNSPRWRRRETDRHLEFLETIRSGDALGGLMARIARRAEDGLLLSEAIAETGWTEQRVNEVAQRLAQEGKVLRTGSLLVSRADIEQATEDVRFVLERFHNQNPLAPGISREELREKSALSAVSFELVLKLLTGSGKAEVHDEIVRLAGRGVQMKDEETEAKQVIEQAFSSAGLKVPALKDVMAGLKIDRERAQKIVTLLLRDRVLVKLSDDLVFHRDALDQLKQKVRGMRSQTPQIDISRFKDATGVSRKYAIPLLEYLDRERVTRRIGDARQIL; this comes from the coding sequence GTGTCGAGTGCTGTATCCGTTACACTGTTCGGGATGAAATCCGTCATCGTCGGCACTGCCGGGCATATCGACCACGGGAAGAGCGCACTGGTGAAGGCGCTGACGGGTACCGATCCCGATCGCTGGGAAGAGGAGAAGCGACGGGGGATCACGATCGATCTCGGGTTCGCCAGCCTGGACCTTCATTCCCCGGGCGGCGAACCGATCCGCATTGGCTTCGTCGATGTGCCCGGGCATGAGCGCTTTGTGCGCAACATGCTCGCAGGCGTCGGCGGTATGGATATCGTTCTGCTGATCGTTTCGGCGGACGAGGGGATTAAGCCGCAGACACGCGAGCACTTCGATATCTGCCGGTTGCTATCGATCCCACGCGGAATAACGGTCATCACGAAATCGGACCTCGTCGATGCCGAGACTCTCGATGTTGTCCGGATGGAAGTCGCGGAGTTCCTGCGCGAGTCGTTCCTGGAGAATGCGCCGATCATTCCCGTCAGTGCGCTTGCCGGCATCGGACTCGAACAGTTGACGAAGGAACTGGCGAGAATTGCGGCCGAGGTCCCGGCGAAGAGCACGACCATGCCGTTTCGGCTGCCGATCGATCGCGTGTTCACGATGAAGGGCTTCGGAACGGTAGTCACGGGGACGCTGATCAGCGGTTCAGTTTTCCGAGAAGAAGATGTCGAGATACTACCCGATCGTCGGCGTGCGAGGATTCGAGGGATTCAGACACACGGGGTCGCGGAGGAGAGGGCCTTCGCTGGACAGCGGACGGCGCTGAATCTGGCGGGAGTAGCGACCGAGGAACTCTGGCGCGGGCAAATGCTGGTCGCGCCGGACACGCTTCGCGCGTCCGTGACTGTCGATGTGTGGCTAACAATGCTGCCGGAGACGAAACCGCTGAAGCAGCGCGCGCCGGTCCATGTGCACGCCTTCACAGCGGAAACGGTCGCGCAGGTTGGCTTGATCGGTGACGATCTGATGGCACCGGGCGCGAGCGGATATGCTTGCCTTCATCTCGCGAACCCGATGGCGCTGGTGGCGGGAGATCGCTTCATCATCCGGCAGTTCTCGCCGCTGGTGACGATTGGCGGGGGAGTGGTACTCGACAACTCCCCGCGCTGGCGTCGTCGCGAGACGGACCGGCACCTGGAGTTTCTGGAAACGATTCGGTCGGGCGATGCCTTGGGCGGATTGATGGCGCGCATCGCCAGGCGGGCCGAAGATGGGCTGTTGCTGTCGGAAGCCATCGCCGAGACCGGATGGACGGAACAGCGTGTAAATGAAGTTGCGCAACGACTGGCGCAGGAGGGCAAGGTCCTGCGTACTGGATCGTTGCTGGTTTCGCGTGCGGATATCGAGCAGGCGACTGAGGATGTGCGATTTGTGCTGGAACGGTTTCATAATCAGAATCCGCTGGCGCCAGGGATCAGCCGCGAGGAGTTGCGCGAGAAGAGTGCATTATCAGCGGTATCGTTCGAACTAGTCCTGAAGCTACTGACTGGTTCCGGCAAGGCAGAGGTCCATGATGAAATTGTGAGGCTCGCCGGGCGCGGCGTGCAGATGAAGGACGAGGAAACCGAGGCGAAGCAGGTTATCGAACAGGCGTTCTCGTCGGCAGGATTGAAGGTTCCGGCCCTGAAAGATGTAATGGCCGGGCTGAAGATTGACCGCGAGCGCGCTCAGAAGATTGTCACCTTGCTGTTGCGCGACCGCGTGCTCGTGAAGTTGAGCGACGACCTTGTCTTTCATCGCGATGCGCTCGATCAACTCAAGCAGAAGGTTCGGGGGATGCGGTCGCAGACGCCCCAAATCGACATCTCGCGATTCAAAGATGCGACTGGAGTCAGTCGCAAATACGCTATTCCGCTGCTGGAATATCTTGACCGCGAACGCGTGACACGAAGAATTGGGGATGCGAGGCAGATACTGTGA
- a CDS encoding GNAT family N-acetyltransferase, producing MLRIRPATAADVPLIQQFIRDLAEYERSPESAVTTQEDLMRDGFGPEPKYRCLIAEWNGAPAGFAFFFYNYSTWQGKPGLYLEDLFVKPAFRGKGIGKALLLYLAKLAVAENCGRFQWQVLDWNTPAIDFYKSLGVEMMSEWLTMRVEGEKLKKMADMAQKE from the coding sequence ATGCTCCGCATCCGCCCTGCCACTGCAGCCGATGTTCCGCTCATCCAGCAGTTCATTCGTGACCTGGCCGAATACGAGCGCTCGCCGGAGTCGGCGGTGACGACGCAGGAGGACCTGATGCGCGATGGCTTTGGTCCAGAGCCGAAGTATCGTTGCCTCATCGCCGAGTGGAACGGCGCTCCGGCGGGCTTCGCCTTCTTCTTCTACAACTACTCGACGTGGCAGGGGAAACCGGGGCTGTACCTCGAAGATTTGTTCGTCAAGCCGGCGTTTCGGGGAAAAGGGATCGGCAAAGCCCTATTGTTGTATCTCGCAAAACTGGCCGTCGCCGAGAATTGCGGGCGCTTTCAGTGGCAGGTGCTCGACTGGAATACGCCTGCAATTGATTTTTACAAGTCGCTCGGCGTGGAGATGATGAGCGAGTGGCTGACGATGCGGGTGGAGGGGGAGAAGTTGAAGAAGATGGCAGACATGGCGCAGAAAGAATGA